One window from the genome of Actinoplanes teichomyceticus ATCC 31121 encodes:
- a CDS encoding precorrin-8X methylmutase: MEYERDGAQIYRRSFATIRAEADLTGLPADVARVVVRMIHACGMVDLVRDVRFSPGVATAAREALLRGAPILCDAEMVASGVTRSRLPADNEVICTLRDPAVPEIAARIGNTRSAAALDLWGDRLGGAVVAVGNAPTALFRLLEMVAAGAPRPAAVLGIPVGFIGAAESKEALAESGLEYLIVRGRRGGSAMTAAAVNALASEAE, translated from the coding sequence ATGGAGTACGAACGGGACGGCGCACAGATCTACCGGCGGTCGTTCGCCACCATCCGGGCCGAGGCCGATCTGACCGGGCTGCCGGCTGACGTGGCCCGCGTGGTGGTGCGGATGATCCACGCGTGCGGCATGGTCGACCTGGTGCGCGACGTGCGGTTCAGCCCGGGTGTGGCGACCGCGGCGCGGGAGGCGCTGCTGCGCGGCGCCCCGATCCTGTGCGACGCGGAGATGGTGGCCTCCGGCGTGACCCGGTCCCGGCTGCCCGCCGACAACGAGGTGATCTGCACGCTGCGGGATCCGGCCGTACCGGAGATCGCGGCCCGGATCGGCAACACCCGCAGCGCCGCCGCCCTCGATCTCTGGGGGGACCGCCTCGGCGGCGCCGTCGTCGCCGTCGGCAACGCGCCGACCGCGCTGTTCCGCCTCCTGGAGATGGTCGCGGCGGGCGCGCCGCGCCCGGCCGCGGTGCTCGGCATCCCGGTCGGTTTCATCGGCGCGGCCGAGTCCAAGGAGGCGCTCGCCGAGTCCGGACTGGAATACCTGATCGTGCGCGGGCGGCGGGGCGGCAGCGCGATGACCGCGGCCGCGGTGAACGCCCTCGCCTCGGAAGCGGAATGA
- a CDS encoding precorrin-3B synthase, with protein MTRLRRSDTDACPGALRLHPAADGLLARVRLPGGALSGAQLRSLGELAEEFGDGRLELTSRANLQLRALRAEDAQALAARLRAAGLLPSATHDAVRNIAAPPLADDGVRGLVAGLDAAVRADPRLAALPGKFLFAIGHVPLTADVAAVPAADPAGRAGEHYALRFGGHDTGLRVSPTAVVPALLAGAHAFLAERAAQRTGAAAAWRLRELADGPARVSARVAEALGLAPAGVPAAAVVEVLEPGELVGVVIRNGQVAAGALVPLGRLESVQTRVLQDAERLVVTPWRGVLATDLTADGAAAWTARMAAAGLVVTATSRWTGVTACAGRPGCARSLADVRADAEAATRFVDGLPAHWVGCGRACGSPAGRHVRVEATAAGYRIVGHPGDSAPAGGDPGGTAADPGGAEVVAVGSAGALGDVVAEARRA; from the coding sequence GTGACACGCCTGAGACGGTCCGACACCGACGCCTGCCCCGGCGCGCTGCGGCTGCACCCCGCCGCCGACGGCCTGCTGGCCCGGGTCCGGCTGCCCGGCGGCGCGCTGAGCGGCGCCCAGCTGCGCTCGCTGGGCGAGCTCGCCGAGGAGTTCGGCGACGGCCGGCTGGAGCTGACCTCCCGGGCGAACCTGCAGCTGAGAGCCCTGCGGGCGGAGGATGCGCAGGCGTTGGCGGCACGCTTGCGCGCCGCCGGTCTGCTGCCCTCGGCGACCCACGACGCGGTCCGCAACATCGCCGCCCCGCCGCTCGCCGACGATGGCGTACGCGGCCTGGTGGCCGGCCTGGACGCCGCCGTCCGCGCCGATCCGCGGCTGGCCGCGCTGCCCGGCAAATTCCTGTTCGCTATCGGTCACGTGCCGCTCACCGCGGATGTCGCAGCGGTCCCCGCGGCGGACCCGGCCGGCCGGGCGGGCGAGCACTACGCGCTGCGCTTCGGCGGGCACGACACCGGGCTGCGGGTGAGCCCCACGGCGGTGGTGCCGGCGCTGCTCGCGGGCGCGCACGCGTTCCTGGCCGAGCGCGCGGCGCAGCGGACCGGCGCGGCGGCCGCGTGGCGGCTGCGCGAGCTGGCCGACGGCCCGGCGCGGGTGTCCGCCCGGGTGGCGGAGGCGCTCGGGCTGGCGCCGGCCGGCGTGCCGGCGGCGGCCGTGGTGGAGGTTCTGGAGCCGGGTGAGCTGGTCGGCGTGGTGATCCGGAACGGTCAGGTCGCGGCGGGTGCGCTGGTGCCGCTGGGGCGGCTTGAGAGCGTACAGACGAGGGTGTTGCAGGACGCGGAGCGTCTGGTCGTCACGCCCTGGCGCGGCGTCCTGGCGACGGATCTCACCGCGGACGGCGCGGCGGCCTGGACCGCGCGGATGGCCGCGGCCGGGCTGGTGGTGACCGCGACGTCACGGTGGACCGGCGTCACCGCGTGCGCCGGGCGGCCGGGGTGCGCGCGCTCCCTCGCCGACGTGCGGGCCGACGCCGAGGCGGCGACCCGGTTCGTCGACGGGCTGCCGGCGCACTGGGTGGGCTGTGGGCGCGCCTGCGGGAGTCCGGCGGGCCGGCACGTGCGCGTCGAGGCGACGGCCGCCGGTTACCGGATCGTCGGCCACCCCGGCGACAGCGCGCCGGCGGGCGGCGATCCCGGCGGGACCGCGGCGGACCCGGGCGGGGCCGAGGTGGTGGCGGTGGGCTCGGCGGGAGCGCTGGGCGACGTGGTGGCGGAGGCGAGGAGGGCCTGA
- the cobN gene encoding cobaltochelatase subunit CobN: MFLLLSTSDTDLLSARASGSAWRLGNPARTQVTDLPALLDGVELVVVRILGGRRAWEEGLDALLAGDVPVVVLGGEMAPDAELMKLSTVPAGIAADAHTYLAQGGRENLAALHDFLSDTVLLTGNGFAPAVQSPQWGRLERPASGAGEATVAVLYYRAHHMAGNTGFVEALCQAIEAKGARALPIFTASLRTAPPELLAELRKADALVVTVLAAGGTRPATAGAGGDDEAWDVGVLADLDVPILQGLCLTSSRAAWEASDDGLTPLDAATQVAIPEFDGRIITVPFSFKEIDPDGLSVYVADPERASRVAGIAVAHARLRHVPPAERRIALMLSAYPTKHARIGNAVGLDTPASTVALLAALKERGYRIGEFGSYDGDGLMHTLIAAGGQDPDWLTQEQLAANPVRIPGAVYKQWFDTLPADFRESVEEHWGPPPGELYTDGGDIVLAALRDENIVVMVQPPRGFGANPVAIYHDPDLPPSHHYLAAYRWLADEFGAHAVVHVGKHGNLEWLPGKNVGMSASDGTDAALGDLPLIYPFLVNDPGEGTQAKRRAHATLVDHLIPPMARAESYGDIARLEQLLDEHATIAALDPAKLPAIRAQIWTLIQAAKMDHDLGQEHRPDDEQFDDFIMHIDGWLCEVKDVQIRDGLHVLGSAPVGEARINLVLAMLRARQMWAGQVAALPGLREALGLREDASTAETDAIEEKARALVTAMEEAGWPTEVPAGLTDDPDVRRVLAFAATEVVPRLSRTTDELANVLHALDGGYVPAGPSGSPLRGLINVLPTGRNFYSVDPKAIPSALAWETGQAMAESLLTRYRQDYGEWPRSVGLSAWGTSAMRTAGDDIAEVLALIGVRPIWDPASRRVTGLEPIPRAELGRPRIDVTVRISGFFRDAFPHVVALLDDAFRMIAELDEPDNFVREHALRDQGGHGDWRRATMRIFGSRPGAYGAGILPLIDSRNWRDDADLAEVYAVWGGFAYGRDLDGVPARGDMENAYRRIDVAAKNIDTREHDIADSDDYFQYHGGMIATVRALTGRAPAAYIGDSTNPDATRTRSLTEETARIFRARVVNPRWVAAMRRHGYKGAFELAATVDYLFGYDATAGVVTDWMYEQLAATYALDAENQEFMKRSNPWALHGITERLLEAAERKLWDSPEPATLTALQQLYLETEGDLEDGPA; encoded by the coding sequence GTGTTTCTGCTGCTGTCGACGTCCGACACGGACCTGCTCAGCGCCCGGGCCAGCGGCTCGGCGTGGCGGCTGGGCAACCCGGCCCGCACCCAGGTCACCGACCTGCCGGCCCTGCTCGACGGGGTCGAGCTGGTCGTGGTGCGCATCCTCGGCGGCCGCCGGGCCTGGGAGGAGGGGCTGGACGCGCTGCTGGCCGGGGACGTCCCGGTGGTGGTCCTCGGCGGCGAGATGGCGCCGGACGCCGAGCTGATGAAACTCTCCACGGTCCCGGCGGGCATCGCCGCGGACGCGCACACCTACCTCGCCCAGGGCGGCCGGGAGAACCTGGCCGCGCTGCACGACTTCCTCTCCGACACGGTGCTGCTCACCGGCAACGGCTTCGCGCCCGCCGTGCAGAGCCCGCAGTGGGGCCGGCTGGAGCGGCCCGCGTCCGGCGCCGGCGAGGCGACCGTCGCGGTGCTCTACTACCGCGCCCACCACATGGCCGGCAACACCGGGTTCGTCGAGGCGCTCTGCCAGGCGATCGAGGCCAAGGGCGCGCGGGCGCTGCCGATCTTCACGGCCTCGCTGCGGACCGCGCCGCCGGAGCTGCTGGCCGAGCTGCGCAAGGCGGACGCGCTGGTGGTGACGGTGCTGGCGGCCGGCGGCACCCGCCCGGCGACGGCCGGCGCGGGCGGCGACGACGAGGCGTGGGACGTCGGCGTGCTGGCGGACCTGGACGTGCCGATCCTGCAGGGACTGTGCCTGACCAGCTCCCGGGCCGCGTGGGAGGCCAGCGACGACGGGCTGACCCCGCTGGACGCGGCGACCCAGGTGGCGATCCCGGAGTTCGACGGGCGGATCATCACGGTGCCGTTCTCGTTCAAGGAGATCGACCCGGACGGCCTGTCGGTCTACGTCGCCGACCCGGAACGCGCGTCCCGGGTGGCCGGGATCGCGGTCGCGCACGCGCGGCTGCGGCACGTCCCGCCGGCCGAGCGGCGGATCGCGCTGATGCTGTCGGCCTACCCGACCAAGCACGCGCGGATCGGCAACGCGGTCGGCCTGGACACGCCGGCCTCCACGGTGGCCCTGCTGGCCGCGCTGAAGGAGCGCGGCTACCGGATCGGCGAGTTCGGCTCCTACGACGGCGACGGCCTGATGCACACCCTGATCGCGGCCGGCGGGCAGGACCCGGACTGGCTCACGCAGGAGCAGCTCGCCGCCAACCCGGTGCGCATTCCCGGCGCGGTCTACAAGCAGTGGTTCGACACCCTGCCGGCGGACTTCCGGGAGAGCGTGGAGGAGCACTGGGGCCCGCCGCCCGGCGAGCTCTACACCGACGGCGGCGACATCGTGCTGGCCGCGCTGCGCGACGAGAACATCGTGGTGATGGTGCAGCCGCCGCGGGGCTTCGGGGCCAACCCGGTCGCCATCTACCACGACCCGGACCTGCCGCCGAGCCACCACTACCTGGCCGCCTACCGCTGGCTCGCCGACGAGTTCGGCGCGCACGCCGTGGTGCACGTGGGCAAGCACGGCAACCTGGAGTGGCTGCCCGGCAAGAACGTGGGCATGTCCGCGTCCGACGGGACCGACGCGGCGCTCGGCGACCTGCCGCTGATCTACCCGTTCCTGGTCAACGACCCGGGGGAGGGCACGCAGGCCAAGCGGCGCGCGCACGCCACCCTGGTCGACCACCTGATCCCGCCGATGGCGCGGGCCGAGTCGTACGGGGACATCGCGCGTCTGGAGCAGCTGCTGGACGAGCACGCCACCATCGCGGCGCTGGACCCGGCGAAGCTGCCGGCCATCCGGGCGCAGATCTGGACCCTCATCCAGGCCGCCAAGATGGACCACGACCTGGGCCAGGAGCACAGGCCGGACGACGAGCAGTTCGACGACTTCATCATGCACATCGACGGATGGCTGTGTGAGGTCAAGGACGTGCAGATCCGCGACGGCCTGCACGTGCTCGGCTCGGCGCCGGTCGGTGAGGCCCGGATCAACCTGGTGCTGGCGATGCTGCGGGCCCGGCAGATGTGGGCCGGGCAGGTGGCCGCCCTGCCGGGGCTGCGGGAGGCGCTGGGCCTGCGCGAGGACGCGTCCACCGCGGAGACCGACGCGATCGAGGAGAAGGCGCGCGCCCTGGTCACCGCGATGGAGGAGGCCGGCTGGCCGACCGAGGTCCCGGCCGGCCTGACCGACGATCCGGACGTACGCCGGGTGCTGGCGTTCGCGGCGACCGAGGTGGTGCCCCGGCTGAGCCGGACCACCGACGAGCTGGCCAACGTGCTGCACGCCCTCGACGGCGGCTACGTCCCGGCCGGGCCCAGCGGCTCCCCGCTGCGCGGCCTGATCAACGTGCTGCCCACCGGCCGCAACTTCTACTCGGTCGACCCGAAGGCGATCCCCAGCGCCCTGGCCTGGGAGACCGGCCAGGCGATGGCCGAGTCGCTGCTGACGCGCTACCGCCAGGACTACGGCGAGTGGCCCCGGTCGGTCGGCCTCTCCGCCTGGGGCACCAGCGCGATGCGCACCGCCGGGGACGACATCGCCGAGGTGCTGGCGCTCATCGGCGTACGCCCGATCTGGGACCCGGCCTCGCGCCGGGTCACCGGCCTGGAGCCGATTCCCCGCGCCGAGCTGGGCCGCCCGCGGATCGACGTGACGGTCCGCATCTCCGGCTTCTTCCGGGACGCGTTCCCGCACGTGGTGGCGCTGCTCGACGACGCCTTCCGGATGATCGCCGAACTGGACGAGCCGGACAACTTCGTCCGCGAGCACGCGTTGCGCGACCAGGGCGGGCACGGCGACTGGCGGCGGGCCACCATGCGCATCTTCGGGTCCCGGCCGGGGGCGTACGGCGCCGGCATCCTGCCGCTGATCGACAGCCGCAACTGGCGCGACGACGCCGACCTGGCCGAGGTGTACGCGGTCTGGGGCGGCTTCGCGTACGGCCGGGACCTGGACGGGGTGCCGGCCCGCGGCGACATGGAGAACGCGTACCGCCGGATCGACGTCGCGGCCAAGAACATCGACACCCGCGAGCACGACATCGCCGACTCCGACGACTACTTCCAGTACCACGGCGGCATGATCGCCACGGTGCGTGCGCTGACCGGCCGGGCGCCCGCGGCGTACATCGGGGACTCCACCAACCCGGACGCGACGCGGACCCGCAGCCTGACCGAGGAGACCGCGCGGATCTTCCGCGCCCGGGTGGTCAATCCGCGCTGGGTCGCGGCCATGCGGCGGCACGGCTACAAGGGCGCCTTCGAGCTGGCCGCCACGGTCGACTACCTGTTCGGCTACGACGCGACCGCCGGCGTGGTGACCGACTGGATGTACGAGCAGCTCGCCGCGACCTACGCCCTGGACGCGGAGAACCAGGAGTTCATGAAGCGGTCCAACCCGTGGGCGCTGCACGGCATCACCGAGCGCCTGCTGGAGGCGGCCGAGCGCAAGCTGTGGGACTCGCCGGAGCCCGCGACGCTGACCGCTCTCCAGCAGCTCTACCTGGAGACCGAGGGCGACCTCGAGGACGGGCCGGCCTGA